Genomic window (Paraburkholderia phenazinium):
GCACGCGAACCGTCGGTGCGCTCAATTCGCTGATCGCTTGCCGGAATCGAAAGGAAATGGAAATCCCGCTGACACCCAATCAGATTTTCCAGCTGATTGTGCCTGGTGTTTCTGTCGTCTTCGCGTTCAGCTTCCTTAGCGTCTGGATATACGATAAGACACGGCAGTATCTCGTCCTGCTGTTTGCCTCTTTTATCGCTTACGCGGTCGGTTCGACAATGGAGATTTTTCATTGGCCAGCCGACTGGAAGCTGGGTGCTGTGACAACGGCGTTGCTCTTTGTACTGAGTGCCCTTTCCCTGAACGAGGGCGTCTTACGGCGGCGGGGTCTTCGTTTCCGATGGACGACGCACCTGCTCGTCCTCGCGACCGTCACCGCTGCGATGTATTTCTTCTCCTACGTCAAGCGGGATCTTCTGGTTCGCGTGTACATCCTGAATTTCTGTATTGGTTTTGTCGTGCTGGCTACGGCATTCCGTATCCGCTCGTCGCTCAAGCGTCGGGCGGTTGATCAGGCGCTGTTCTGGGTTCTTCTCGTTTTCGGTCTTAGCTTCTTTGTCAGGACGGTATTGACGGTCGGGCAATCACTGCCCCACAGCCCCACGCAGTTCGGACAGACCGCGTTTTGGGTTGCACTGCAAATGTCGCTTACCCTCTTTGGCGTCGTGCTCGCACTGGTATTGCTGGCCGCAACGGTGTCGGACGTCATTGAACACGTTGTCGCCGAACGGGATCTTGATGCGCTCACCCAAATCCTGAACCGCCGGGCTTTTGAGCTACGGGCGACCCGCCTCGCCGCCGACCGCAAGCACCGCCCACTTTCGATGGTGATATGCGATATAGACCATTTCAAGTCGGTCAACGACCGCTTCGGGCACGCCGCGGGCGATGAGGTCTTGCGCGAATTTAGCCGGATTCTGCGTGCAGTGGTTCGGGCCGACGACATCGTTGGCCGTATTGGTGGCGAGGAATTCGTGATCCTCCTTCCCGGCGCGGACCGCACATTGGCAAAGGGCATTGCCGAACGCTTACGTACCGTTTTGATGTCCACGCGTTTTGCGCAGATATCCTCCACGCTTCACGTCACAGTTAGCGCGGGCGTCGCTCAATGTCAGGACGACGAAACAGTGACCACGTTATTGGCCCGAGCGGATCGACTGCTGTACGCCGCGAAACGCACGGGAAGAAATTGTACGGTGGCCGACGAGGCCGCCGTAGCGCCCGAAGCGTCGACCAGATACCTTGCGTGAGCGCCATAGCCCGGGTCGAACGGGCCATGGCGCGCCATTTCTACCGTCGCCAATACCGTCGAGTGCTCTCACTCCCACTCGATCGTCAACCAACCATTGGAGCCTTGGCTGGACAGCTTTTCCGCTCGATCAAAGGTCGTGAATACCGTTAGCAATACCGAAAAACCTGTCCGGCACTTAACGGCTTTCGCCGGGCCGCATCGGAGAATCCAAGCCCGCTTTGCTTGAAAATTGCGAACACGGAGCGCCGTGGGGCAACTTGTAAACGCGATACCGTCACTGATACCGTCAGGCTCTTTCGAACGCGGTTCTCGATATCGGTCACAACCGCAATGCAGCGGAAAGATCGTCGTGCTCGAAGGCGCTCGCCATGCGTCCGATCTCCGCTCGCCGGCAACCGACTTCCTGAGCAACTGCCTGCCATGTCCGGGTCACATCGGCCACCTCCCGGATCGTGGCCCGAGCCTGTTTCACCGACAAGCCGAAAAACTCCGCCGCATTTTCAAGGAGGCCGACCGAGCACGTTCCCTCGTCGAGATCAATGTTAGTCGTCAGGATACGTGCCTTGATGTCGGTTGGCGTGGGATTGAGGTCATAGGCCGGTGACAATATCCAGCCATCGCGCCCCGTCCACAGAAAACCGTGGTTGCGCAGATGGTCATCCACATTGGAGACCAGGACATTGAAGACCACGCGGCGATACAACTGCGCGGCATCGGCCCGCGCCTTCGCACCGTGCTGTGTCAGCGCGTCAACCAGTTCGGGATAGCTGCCACGTTGGCCGTCTCGCGATCCTGTCATCGACATTGCCGAGAGAAAGGGAATGCGAATGATCCCCGCGCGATCGAAGCGACGCGACAGCAGTACAGCCTTGCCCGCTACCTCGAGCAGTTCGTGATACGGGGTGGGGATACCGGCGCGTTCGGCCAATCGCAGGGCGATTTCCTCCCAGGTCTCGATGCTGTATTCGTCGGTCTCCTTCGGAAATTTCGCAATCGACAAATGGCCGTACTGGTCGATGACCGAGGCCTTGGGACGTGCGCCACCGAGTGACGACCCAGGCGCGAAGATCAGTTGCAAATCCTCATCGGTTTCCTCGTCCCGCAGGATGCGCTCGGTGATTTGAAGCAACCGACCCAATTCGATCAGTGCGGGCACACCAGTAGGCGCGGATGCCTGGAATTCGTCTTCTCCGCTCCAGCGGAATCGCAGCGCGCCGAGGCGCGTTTCATCAGCTACGCCCAGCAGATAATCCAGTTCACCGAGCGTGCGAACGCGCCGTCCTTCCCGTTCGGCTTGTCGACGCTCCGCACGCTGCATGAGGCGGCGTCCCCAGGTATCCGGCGCCGAATCGCCAATCGAACCAAAGATGGGTTGATCAGGCGGCGGCGGGAAGACGCCGCGCGTCAACGCCAGCGCCGGTTCAATCGAAAAGCGCTCGTCGTCGGCCAGCCAGGTCTCGTCATATTCGAACGTAACCGTTTCTTCCCGGCGCGATGCATGGCGTCTGAGCAACCCCACTGGTCGCGGCGTGCCGTCGAGATCGATATACACCTCGACATCAGCCATGATCACTCTTCCCCCTGATACGGGGCAGCCGGACGCGCTGAGGCAACGCCGCGGTTGCCAGTGACTGCCCCACTGTATCCCGAGCGGGGTCAGCAACCTCCAGTAGGCCATCCAGAAGCCCAAGCGCCTGCAGAACTGCCGCATAGATGCCCATGCTCACGCTGGGATCGCCCGCCTCGACGCGCTGCAAGGTCGCTCTCGACGTGAAGGCCCGCTCGGCAATCACAGCCATGGTCAACCGGCGGCGGCGACGCGCGTCGTGAATATCGACGCCCAATTTGCGCAGCGCCCGCCGGACGCCGGCAGAAGGAGCATGAGGGGTTGGCATGTTGCAACCTTCCTGAGTCTCTAATTCCTTTAATGTATCACGAAGATTACATATCGATCAACGATCTTATCTGACTTGATCGCACGACTCGACGCCGTGCTGGTATGGATCGCAGACCACTCCGCTGGTAAATTTCTTTATGACGATGAGCCTCGTACAGTCAACCGGCAGCCTCCCCCCACTGCGATGACGCAGCTACCATAGAAAATCACCATGCCCTCACGCGACCCAATACGGCACAGCATCAACCAACGCCTGAAAGACAGTTCATGGCGCAAATATGCGTTCAACGCATTAGAAATTCTGGACAGCGAGCCTAAACTTTTCATCAACCTTGAGAACGGCAAAAAATCCTGAATGGCAAAACCATATACCGGTTCATCGAGGTGCGAGAGCCGCCTCATAGCGACAAAGACATATCATCCAATCAAGCCGTTCTCGCAGATATGATTAAACACTATGGCGACCGCGGTCTCTACAACATCAAGAACGCCGATTTCTGGGGAGGAAATCAGGGCGCTGACGGTTTCATTGAATTTTTTGAGCCATTTATTGGAAACTTTTCCGGTTGCGCAACTGATTCGACCGAGGAGGTGAAGCAATTCGCTATGACAAACCCCATTCACGGGCGATGCGTGCACTTCCCGTTAGAAATTGGCTATTGCATGCCCGATCAGATCGAGACGCATTTGTCTACCGCCCGCTGCATTGCACGCTTTCCATATGGCTCGCGTTTTATAATATTTATGGAGAATGTGAGTTAACACAGCACATCCTGACCGCATGACGCTCCCGGCGCACCGATCGACACTCCTTTATCCGAAACAGATACGACTTCGGTCACTGTTGACGTATAGCCAGTTTGCGACGCCCCTAAGACCGGAGCGAGACCTCGCCCCCCCCTGGATTAATAACGACCCTCGCCAGTTTTGAATGGCGCGAGTCGTTTGTCACTTACGAAAACTTTTGATTTAAAAAGGGAGAATCCCTATTCCCACTCGATCATCAACGAGACTTGCAAGTCCGCATGGTTAAAGGGATTTGCAGTGATCGACGTGGGCCCTTACCGTCGCTTTTACCGTCAGGAAAACACGCCCTTTTCTGGCGCGGGATTCGGGACGATTTGCGGAGCGCCGACCTATCATCAATCAGCTTCAATCATACCGAATAGGCAGTAAGACTTCAGGCTCTTCTGCACTGTGCTCTCCAAAGAATTGCCGGCGTTAGCGCGAGGCTGGGTTGTCAGCTCGTTGAAACACCATAGCGCTTGAACAGAGCCTCGAAGAAGGCCTTTAAGTCCGCCTTGGCTGCTGGCGCCTGCAGCTCCACGGCCCCAAAGCGAAAGACTTCATATCCCGCTAGCTTGAGTTCGCGATCACCCCGGACCATCTGCGCATAGCGTTGCACGTCGGCACTCCCTGCGCCGTCCGCGTAGTGGTGCTTTCCGTCCACTTCGATGACGACCCGCACACCCTGCGGTAGCAGCAACAGGAAATCCATGCGAAAGCGTAGAAGCGCATCCGGCCCTCGCTCCTTGACCGTGCGTGGATCCCAGTGAAGCCATACTTCCGGCAGCAGTGCGGGCAAGTTCGGTACGGCACTGCGGAACCCCTCGAAGAAGGCGTCGAACAACAAGGCCTGCGGCGGAGAGTTGCGGGGCAAGCTGGCCTTGAGACGCGCGTACAGCGAACGCTTGGCTTGCGTGGCATCAGCGATCTGCTCGGTATCACCCCACCACTGCTGCAGCTCGCTCCAGCGCAGCCCATCGTTACCGATGGGACGGTCATAGACGAGCACCTTGTCGGCATTGGTGACGATCTCGACGTCGTTGTCTAGCGCGTCGCAGAAACGCAGATCGGGCTTGTCGGGTGAGGCGAAGATAAGATTCTTCGGCCGACCTTTGGTCGTCGCGTGCAACAAAACCATCGAGAAGACCGGGTAGCCTCCCTCCGAATCCGTCTCGCGCAGCTCGACGCCGCAATTGCGCAGCGACTCGTTGACGCAAGCGACGAATTGGCGTTGCGCTGCCTCGTCGGGTCGCACGTCGGCCGAGGCCAGCCCCTCAAGAAACAGCGCAAAGCGCCGATCGGAAGCGTCATAGGCGCCCAACTGGTCGAACAGCGTTTCGGCCGGCCAATCCTCTGGATTGCGATGGACGTGCTGCTGGATCTCCGCGCGCAATCCCTCGGGCTTGCCACCCAGCCAGTTCATCCAGTCATCGGCATCCAAGATCCACAACCGCTCCAGAAGGTCGTCGAACCTGTGAGCATCTCCATACAGCTCTTCGCTGTTGAGTCTTCGAGCAACTTCGCGCCGATACCGCTTCGGGATCGGCGGACATCCGCTGTCGCTCCAGAGAATGTCCTGAATCTGGTTGCGTATAGTGGCATTGGGTGGGTGGCGCACCAGCAGCTTGCGGGCCACCGCAGGCAGATCGGCGTCAGTTGTCGCATCGAAGCTGGCGGTTATGCGCTCACGCTTGGAGCCGTCCGTGGCGGGCACGGGCAACCCCAATTCTTCGCAAAGCAT
Coding sequences:
- a CDS encoding type II toxin-antitoxin system HipA family toxin; amino-acid sequence: MADVEVYIDLDGTPRPVGLLRRHASRREETVTFEYDETWLADDERFSIEPALALTRGVFPPPPDQPIFGSIGDSAPDTWGRRLMQRAERRQAEREGRRVRTLGELDYLLGVADETRLGALRFRWSGEDEFQASAPTGVPALIELGRLLQITERILRDEETDEDLQLIFAPGSSLGGARPKASVIDQYGHLSIAKFPKETDEYSIETWEEIALRLAERAGIPTPYHELLEVAGKAVLLSRRFDRAGIIRIPFLSAMSMTGSRDGQRGSYPELVDALTQHGAKARADAAQLYRRVVFNVLVSNVDDHLRNHGFLWTGRDGWILSPAYDLNPTPTDIKARILTTNIDLDEGTCSVGLLENAAEFFGLSVKQARATIREVADVTRTWQAVAQEVGCRRAEIGRMASAFEHDDLSAALRL
- a CDS encoding helix-turn-helix domain-containing protein; this encodes MPTPHAPSAGVRRALRKLGVDIHDARRRRRLTMAVIAERAFTSRATLQRVEAGDPSVSMGIYAAVLQALGLLDGLLEVADPARDTVGQSLATAALPQRVRLPRIRGKSDHG
- a CDS encoding GGDEF domain-containing protein, with the translated sequence MEIPLTPNQIFQLIVPGVSVVFAFSFLSVWIYDKTRQYLVLLFASFIAYAVGSTMEIFHWPADWKLGAVTTALLFVLSALSLNEGVLRRRGLRFRWTTHLLVLATVTAAMYFFSYVKRDLLVRVYILNFCIGFVVLATAFRIRSSLKRRAVDQALFWVLLVFGLSFFVRTVLTVGQSLPHSPTQFGQTAFWVALQMSLTLFGVVLALVLLAATVSDVIEHVVAERDLDALTQILNRRAFELRATRLAADRKHRPLSMVICDIDHFKSVNDRFGHAAGDEVLREFSRILRAVVRADDIVGRIGGEEFVILLPGADRTLAKGIAERLRTVLMSTRFAQISSTLHVTVSAGVAQCQDDETVTTLLARADRLLYAAKRTGRNCTVADEAAVAPEASTRYLA